From a region of the Vibrio ostreae genome:
- a CDS encoding copper chaperone PCu(A)C, with amino-acid sequence MMIKMCLLAAVLLSPMTLSATTLEVSQAYARATPPNAVTSAVFATISNHDNQDHSIVAALTPAAGKAELHDVITEGDMMKMRQVTSFKLPAGGSLQLKPGSFHIMLFDLPQPLMAGMNIEVELQLENGDHYRFDAPVKKVMAGMHQH; translated from the coding sequence GTGATGATCAAAATGTGCTTATTAGCGGCCGTCCTGCTAAGTCCGATGACACTATCAGCCACCACCCTAGAAGTGAGCCAGGCGTATGCCCGCGCGACCCCGCCCAATGCGGTCACCAGTGCCGTATTCGCCACTATCAGCAACCATGACAACCAGGACCATTCCATAGTGGCAGCGCTGACACCGGCAGCGGGCAAAGCAGAACTGCATGACGTGATCACCGAGGGTGACATGATGAAAATGCGTCAGGTCACTTCTTTTAAACTACCGGCCGGCGGCTCGCTGCAACTCAAACCCGGCAGTTTTCATATTATGTTGTTTGATTTACCCCAGCCCCTGATGGCAGGTATGAACATTGAGGTCGAACTGCAATTAGAAAATGGCGACCACTACCGTTTTGATGCCCCGGTAAAAAAGGTGATGGCAGGAATGCATCAGCATTAA